TGTTTCTCCTTCGGGATTGGTGAGGGTGCGAGTACGGCTCTCGTCATAGGAATGGCTAGAGAAGGTTCTGGTCACGCTCAGTTTATCACAGGAACTGACAGCATGCAGCCCAAAGTAAGACctgctgtaaaaaaaactgGATCCAGTCAGTAGCTGCATTTCCATTACTCTTCAAGATGCgcaaatttaaattgcaaattaaaaatatgtctaATGGAAACACGTCAGTTTCACAAAAACTCTCCTATATTGCAAAAAAGGTGGGTTTTCAGGCAATTCAAAAAAGGAATgttttgcaaaactgcaatgaaaacatctttttcacatttacaggtcacatggcaaatgtaaaaagtcatatgatcattctttaatgtactataaactccaagaaacacttcatacTTAGCTgctctcaagtataaggggctttccctgaTATTAATGCTTATACTATTTACGCTTTGTCATTttgcaatacttttttatctaaaatatctaatataaataaatataatataaaatatcgCCAAAGTTTTGCATAAATCTGTAGTGGAAACACACTTAGTGTTAGAGGTTTAGGGTGTTTATTTACAACCCTCTCTTGTCTCCCTCTGTCAGGTGATGCAGTCACTCAGGTTTGCTCTTCAGCCGGCAGCGGATAATATCTCTGTGGACTGGACCGTTCCTGAGGGCGTGACGGTGGACATGCTGTCCCCACCCATCAATGCTCTGTTCCAGGGTCAGAGGGCGCTCATCTACGCTCAGATTAAAGGACAGGTCAAAGCTTCAAATGCTTTAATTATTAGTAACCTACAGGcaaaatgcaaatcattttgtgtttctgtgATCAAGAAAATTTGCTGCACTGCCTGAACACTGGCCCTTGTAAGAAAGTAGTTGAAGAGTGTAAAATCACCAAATCCTCACATTACTTTCTGTTCTCATCATAGAGCTCAGGAGAGACAGAAGGAGCAGTAACTGTGAAATACAAGCTAAAAGATCAACCAGTGACTAACCAGCTCCAGTTTACTCTTAAACCAACAGAAGACACAgggtaaaaaaaacacatgcatgcacacacacaaaatgataaaaatacaatatacagATGTCACATGGGGCAAAAATGGCTTAACAGTTTAAGACGAAAGCTGTGCGATGGACATTACCATACTATagaaacaaaactgttaaatttatttttttttttttttttaccatgatGTTTGTGGGGtcttacattttgaaaatctgCTAAGACCAGTTTTGGGCACTGTAAAACTAAGTAATTAGTTTTAgctactagttacttctcacaaatagtaacagAGTTAGTAACTTTAGttagacttttttcttgatGACCAcaaaaagaactaaaaaaatatagggtctacttttatttgtgcatagtTGTTACGAATCGACAGAGATGAGGAACGGGCGAATCCATATGCAAAGCTTTACTGATTAAATAATCAGGGTGCACTCTCTGCCATCTTGGTCTCTATCAcctctcttcacagacacatgaACAACCTGAATCTCCGCTAATACAtgcctcacagacatgagaaatatatgcatagaaagcttgaaatgtctatttgaaatgtacttttttaaatgaatgagtaaaaacaaatattctctgctAAAGTAATTCATATGATACCAACGCTAGCTCCAGTTTTTCCCATCTAAACTCATCTCTAATGTAATCAAGTCCACAAGCAGCTTCGTTTTCCAAATTTTAGACATCCACGTGAGTAGCACAGACATGTAGGTAAACGCCCACATCACCTCctaaaacaaacatgaacattCTTCAtgttcatctcggctacttttcgtttctggaagaagacatgctgagaggaataagccagaatttacctcagaagaacGCGGtgcaaaaattataataacatcAGTACCGGTAACAGCATTGTAAcaggggaaacagtaatttgttaGATTATTCAttactcaaaaaagtttatttatattaccattattcccatcactggataagactgtaaaaatcttttaatgTGAGCCAGGCTTTACTGACAGTCCTAAATACGATATTCTTTTACaataaacagcaataaaatTCAGCAATCTAAACTTACTTTTCACATCATCAGTTTTGCATGCACTCGAATTCCAGTAATATCCCAGATCATCGAATCATGAGTTGTTCACTCAAGAACAGCTGCGATTGGATCAGTTCTAATTCAGTGCAGTTTGTGAACCAGTTCATCAGGTTGATTGGAAAGAATTATGCATTGCTCTTGATTATCTGCAGATATAAATCTCCATCATTTAAGTACAGCTGCAGGTTTTATTTGGTTGATCTTGTTTGGTGACTGAGTCCTTTGCTACATAACTACTATTAAAAGTGTTGAATTATGAAGATTATCTTAAATAATGTAGAGTGGATCATCTCCTTGCTTGGCCAACAATAAATTTCACTAATACAGTTTTATCATCACTCATTTAATTGCATGGTTTGGCTGTATTAGGACGATTAGCAATGTGACaggaaacaattaaaataagagTGTGATCAGGTTTGTGTTTGTTGCAGACTGACGATCCACCGGCTGGCGGCCCGGACTGTGATCCGCTCTCTGGAGCTGCAGGAACGAGCCGGACGAGCTGCAGGTGTGGAGAACATCAGGAACAGGATTGTGGAGCTCAGCGTTCAGGCAGGAGTGAGCAGCGTTCATACGGCCTTCATCGCCGTCAATAAAGACAGCAAACAGACTGTGAAAGGGCCGCTGCTGCAGAGGAGAGTGCCGCTAAAGCGTAAGTTCACTGATTTCTGTGTGTTTATAGAGCAGGACTGTCCTCCAGTCCCAATCAAACACTCCTGCACCAGATAAACTCTAAACTTCTGTTTAGAAGTGGGATTTTATAAGCAGTTTTCCTGTCACATAATCATGTAATATTGGTGTATTGACAGAATCAACATGTGGAATTATATTCTTTATTAGGTATGTGCCGACGGTCTGCAGTGTATGGTGGCAATGTGGGAATGCGCAGtaagaaataatatattatgttctttccttttttaccttttatgtgGGTCAGTCCAGCTCAAGTGGTACAAtggagggtgtttgatcatttTCCTAACTTCTTTGGATTGATGATCTCTTTGTATTGGTCATGCAAAACCAcctgtttttaattgttattttaccgGGTTTAACCACAGTTTCTGTGTTTGTGAGGGCTATAATGcaataagagctcgctcaggtactgaggagctaaaccattcagggctttacaagtaattagcaagattttaaaatctatacaatgtttaatagggagccagtgcagtgttgacaga
This Labeo rohita strain BAU-BD-2019 unplaced genomic scaffold, IGBB_LRoh.1.0 scaffold_232, whole genome shotgun sequence DNA region includes the following protein-coding sequences:
- the LOC127159595 gene encoding von Willebrand factor A domain-containing protein 5A-like isoform X2, coding for MAREGSGHAQFITGTDSMQPKVMQSLRFALQPAADNISVDWTVPEGVTVDMLSPPINALFQGQRALIYAQIKGQSSGETEGAVTVKYKLKDQPVTNQLQFTLKPTEDTGLTIHRLAARTVIRSLELQERAGRAAGVENIRNRIVELSVQAGVSSVHTAFIAVNKDSKQTVKGPLLQRRVPLKLGAFGRGGGMNAEGRSSAQCKKKRKLHSSSDRDCSVMVDSAAASHRAEPESRTDPLLQLVSLQKAAGFWELNAALTEVFGKTEDEVTNQKPAQVDGSVWATVLAHLVIRV
- the LOC127159595 gene encoding von Willebrand factor A domain-containing protein 5A-like isoform X1, with protein sequence MAREGSGHAQFITGTDSMQPKVMQSLRFALQPAADNISVDWTVPEGVTVDMLSPPINALFQGQRALIYAQIKGQSSGETEGAVTVKYKLKDQPVTNQLQFTLKPTEDTGLTIHRLAARTVIRSLELQERAGRAAGVENIRNRIVELSVQAGVSSVHTAFIAVNKDSKQTVKGPLLQRRVPLKRMCRRSAVYGGNVGMRIGAFGRGGGMNAEGRSSAQCKKKRKLHSSSDRDCSVMVDSAAASHRAEPESRTDPLLQLVSLQKAAGFWELNAALTEVFGKTEDEVTNQKPAQVDGSVWATVLAHLVIRV